The sequence GTGAACTGCCGTTCCTGCTCAGCGTGTTCGAGTTCCGCGCGCAACTCCTCGATGCGCCGGTCGATCTCCGCCAACGTCGAGCGCGCCTGTTCGAGTTCGGACCGCGCACTGCCCAGCGCGCCCCGGATCTCCTCCGCCTGCGACGTGGCCTCGGCGAGCTCCGTCTCGGCGGCCGCCCGCTCGGCGTCGCGCTTGCGCGCCTCCGACTTCGTGTCCTTCCGGGATGCCGACTTCGGCTTGGACTCGGTAGCCGATTTCGGCTTGGACTCGGTAGCCGACTTCGCGGACGAACCCCCGTCCGACGCGGTCGGGCTCCCCGATTTCTCGCTCTTCTTCGCCGGCTTCCCCGAGACGACACTCAGTCCGGCCGGACCGAAACCGCTGTAACTCGCAGCAGTCACCATCCGGCCGAGCCGAACCTGATCCGCCGTGTCGGAATCGGCGAGCGCCGCTGTGAGCGTCTGCCCCACCTCGCGTAAAGCGTCTTCACCGACCTGCCGCCCGCGCTCGGCCGCAATGTCCCCCGCCCGGCGAGCCAGGGCGCTCACTGCCTGCTGCCGTTGGGCGGACAGTTTCCGAAGGTCCGGCCCCGACAGATGGCGTTGAGCGTCCCGAAGCGCCTCCCCCAACTGCAAAAGCGCGCCCACCTCCTCCGGCAACTCGCGCGAGAGTAGGTTGACCAGCCACCCCACCGTTGTCGGTTTCCGCAGCTTCCCGATGGCGCTAGCCATCGCACGATCCCCGGCCTCGCGGGCCGCTTCCACCCGGGCAGTGCGGGCCGAGACGAACTCGGCGGGGTCGAGGCCGTACAACTCGTCGGCGACATCGTCCAGGTTCACGGACACAATCCTGTCACCGCGAACCACCGCACCTCAGCGCAACCGCTCGGCCGCCGCCTCAGCGCAACCGCTCGGCCGCCGCCTCAGCGCAACCGCTCGGCCGCCGCCTCAGCGCAACCGCTCGGCCGCCGCCTCGATCCGCTCATCACTGGCCGTCAAGGCAATCCGCACATGCGTGCCGCCGCGGGGACCGTAAAACTCCCCCGGGGCGACGAGAATGCCGCGGTCGGCGAACCACTCGACGGTGTCGCGGCACGACTCACCGCGGGTGGCCCAGATGTAGAGCCCGGCCTCGGAATCGTCGACGGTGAACCCGGCACCCCGTACTGCGGCGAGGAGGATGTCACGGCGACGACGATAGCGCTCGCGCTGCTCGTTCTCGTGCTCGTCGTCGGACAGCGCGGCCGTCATCGCCGACTGGATGGGCAGTGGCACCATCATCCCAGCGTGTTTGCGCACCTCGAGGAGTTCGGCAACCAGCACGGGATCACCGGTGACGAATCCGGCGCGGTAGCTCGCGAGATTCGACGTCTTCGACAGGGAGTGCACGGCGAGCAAACCGGTGAGATCGCCGTCGTTCACCCGCTCGTCGAGGATCGACAGCGCCTCACCCTCCCAGGTAAGTCCCAGGTAGCACTCGTCGGAGACGACGAGGGCGCCGCGTCGCCGCGCCCAGTCGACCACCTTGCGCAGATGTTCGAGGCCCAGCACCTTGCCGGTGGGGTTGGACGGCGAATTGACGAAGATGAGTGACGCCGCCTCCGGCCCCAATCGGTTGAGCCCGTCGGCGCGGATCACGCGGGCACCCGCGAGAAGCGCCCCCACCTCGTATGTGGGATACGCGAGTTCCGGAATGACGACCAGATCGTCGGACCCGAGCCCGAGGAGGCTGGGCAGCCAGGCGATCAGTTCCTTGGTACCGATGGCGGGGAGCACCGAGACCGGATCGATCCCGGCGATCCCGTACCGGCGTTTCAGCGACTCGACGGCAGCGACACGCAACTCCTCGGTACCGTGCGTCGTCGGATATCCGGGGACAGCCGCGACCGCGGCCAGCGCCTCCTGAATGATCGGCGCAACGGGATCGACGGGCGTGCCCACCGACAGGTTGACGATGCCGCCCGGGTGCGCGAGTGCTTTCGCCTTGGCCGACTCGAGCGAGTCCCAGGGAAAGTCGGGCAGTGCCTTGGCTACCGAGATACGCGGCACATCTAGTCCTCGCCCATGGGCGGCAACGCCTTGATGAACGGCGGGTCGTAATCGACCTTGCCCAACTTCGCTGCGCCACCGGGGGATCCGAGATCGTCGAAGAAATCGACGTTGGCGGCGATGTAGCCGTTCCACTGTTCCGGGACGTCGTCTTCGTAGAAGATGGCTTCTACCGGGCAGACAGGTTCACAGGCACCGCAGTCCACACACTCGTCGGGATGGATGTAGAGCATCCGCCCGCCCTCGTAGATGCAGTCGACAGGGCACTCCTCGATACATGCCTTGTCCAACACATCTACGCACGGTTCAGCAATCGTGTAGGGCACTGCCGCTCTCCCTGCCTTTCTGACGCCACCAACGAGCTGCGGAAGACCCGCAGAAGACCCTATTATCCCCTGCCCGGACTCCCACTTTTCGCTGAGGGTTACCTGACCCGGCGCAGTCCCGGGGCGAGCGCCGCGCGGGAGCTGATCCATTGCTCACCCTGCTTCGCCGCCCGCGCCAGCGCTCCCCGTTCACCGAGATACGCGGCCACCACACCGATCACCGGCACGTTGCCGAGCAGAGAGTAGGTGCGACCCGGCCCCGGCCGTTGATCGAGCTCGGTGGTGAGTGCACGCAGCGTGCGGGCCGTGCGCCACAAGGCGCCTATGAGTGCGAACGGACGCCACGACGTCTCCCCTGTGTCGGGGCGGGGCTCGTCACCGTCGGCAGACAGGGCTCTAGCATCGGCCTCACGCCGGCACAGCACCGACGCCAGCAGCTCCACCTGCTCGGCCCGCTCGGTGACACCGTGCTCCCGCGCGACGGCGACGAGTACGAGCGCCTGGTTCGCGAACCCGAGCAGGTCTCGGATGGGCAATCGGTTCAGGAGAACGCCGAACATGCCCGGAAACGCGACCGCGATCGTGTTGAGTGCCCCGATGCGCGTCACCCACCACCGAGCGCGTTCGTCGTCGCTCGCCTTCTCCCACGACGCCGTTCCTGGGAACTGGATCGTGTCCAGCACCCAGCCGATGCCGTCGAGCAGGGCTTCAGCGGCGCTGCGCTCCTCCGGTGTCGGGACGAACGTCCGGCCCTTGATTCCGAACGGGTCCGTCAGTGCCAGATCGAGCACAGGGTTGATGCCGCGCGCGGCCCGATCCAGTATCGCGACGACCTTGTCGTCTCCGAGCCGATCCGTATCGCTCATGCTGCCGGTGACCTTCCTTCGCGTCGGGCGTGGGTGGTGGTGCGTTCGCGTGCCGGGCGGCCGATTCCCTCGGCGATGGCCCGTAGTTCGGCGACGGTCTTCTCGGATCCGTGCTCGGACCCGGCCATCCGGGAGATGGTTTCCTCCATCAGGGTGCCGCCGAGATCGTTGGCACCGCCCTGCAACATCACCTGAGTACCCGTGACACCGAGCTTGACCCAACTGGTCTGAATGTTCGGGATCCGCCCGTGCAACATGATCCGGGCCAGCGCGTGGACGGCGCGGTTGTCCCGGTTGGTCGGGCCCGGACGCGAGGCACCCGCGAGATACAGCGGCGCGCTCTGATGTACGAAGGGCAGCGGCACGAACTCGGTGAATCCGCCTGTCCGGTCCTGAATTCCGCGCAGCACCCGCAGATGCCCCACCCAGTGCTTCGGGTTGTCGACGTGGCCGTACATCATCGTCGAACTCGACCGCAGCCCCACCTCGTGCGCCGTCGTGACCACCTCCACCCAGGTGGCCGTGGGCAACTTCCCCTTGGTCAGCACCCAGCGGACCTCGTCGTCGAGGATCTCCGCGGCCGTGCCCGGAATGGTGTCCAGACCCGCCTCCCGCAATTCGGTGAGCCAGTCCCGGATGCTCTGCCCACCCTTGGCGGCACCGTTGACGATCTCCATCGGCGAGAACGCATGCACATGCATCGACGGCACCCGCGCCTTCACCGCCCGCACCAGATCGGCGTACCCGGTGACCGGCAGCTCCGGATCGATACCCCCCTGCATGCAGACCTCCGTCGCCCCGGCGACGTGCGCTTCCCAGGCCCGGTCCGCGACCTCGGACGTCGACAGGGTGAACGCATCCGCATCACCCTTGCGCTGCGCGAACGCGCAGAACCGGCAGCCGGTGTAGCAGATGTTGGTGAAGTTGATGTTCCGGTTCACCACATACGTCACCTCGTCCCCGACCGCCTCCTTGCGGAGGGCGTCCGCCAGCGCCACCATCGCCTCGAGTCCCGGACCCTCGGCCGTGGCAAGGGCCAGGTACTCGTCGTCGGTGCATCCTGCCGGATCGCGTTCGGCGCTGCGCAACGCCGCCAGCACATCGGTGTCCACCCGCACCGGGCCACTGAGTTCGAGGACCTGCTCGCGGACGGTCTCCCAGTCCCCGAACGCGCTCCCCAAATCGCTGCGGGTGTCGGTGTTGCGGCCCTCGGTGTCGATTCCGGTGTGCAGATCCACCCGCCCGGTCGACTCCCACGACTCGTCCGGCTCCTGCCACGGCAACCCGCCCGGGATCGTGTCCGGCCGCGCCAGCCCCGTATCAGGGTCGGAGAGGGCCTGCACGTGCCCGAGGATCCGCGGATCGATCCACGGCGAGCCGGCGAGCACGAACTGTGGCTGCGCCGCCGTGCGTTCGGTGAGCACGAACCCGGCCTGCGCGGTGATCTCGGCCAGGGTGTCCAGATTCGGCCACGGGCGTTCGGGGTTCACATGGTCCGGAGTCAACGGCGACACCCCACCCCAGTCGTCGACACCGGCACCGAGCAACGCGGCGCATTCGGTGTTCGAAACCAGGTTGGGTGGTGACTGGATCCGCATCCCCGGCCCGAGCAGCAACCGCGATACCGCAATGGACGCCAGAAATTCGTCGAGACCGGCATCGGGGACATCGCGCATCGCCGTATCCGGTTTGGCCAGGAAGTTCTGGATGATCACTTCCTGGATGTGCCCGAACGCCTTGTGCGATTTGCGGATCGCCATGATCGACTCGGCCCGCTCGCGCACGCTCTCGCCGATGCCCACCAGAATTCCCGTCGTGAACGGAACGTTCAACCGCCCCGCGTCGGTGAGCGTGCGCAGCCGCACCGCCGGATCCTTGTCCGGGCTGCCGTAGTGGCATTCGCCCTTGTCGGTGAACAACCGGGTGGCAGTGGTCTCGAGCATCATCCCCATCGACGGCGCCACCGGCTTGAGGCGGGAGATCTCTTCCCAGTTCATCACCCCGGGATTCAGGTGCGGCAGCAGCCCGGTCTCCTCGAGCACCCGGATCGACATCGCCCGCAGGTAGTCGAGCGTCGAATCGTAGCCGCGCTCGTCGAGCCACTGCTTGGCCTCGGGCCACCGATCCTCGGGACGATCACCCAAGGTGAACAGGGCCTCCTTGCACCCGAGTTCGGCGCCCCGGCGGGCGATCTCGAGCACCTCGTCCGGCTCGAGATACGCACCCCGGCCCTCGGCCCGCAGCTTCCCCGGCACGGTCACGAACGTGCAGTAATGGCACTTGTCGCGGCACAACCGCGTCAACGGAATGAACACCTTGCGTGAATACGTGACCGCACCGGGTCTGCCCGCCGCCAGCAACCCGGCATCGCGCACCTTCGCCGCCGACACACACAGATCGACCAGATCATCACCACGCGCCTGCAACAGAACAGTGGCCTCGTCGACATTCAACGTCGCGCCGTCCCGGGCACGCCGCAACACACGCCGCATAGCCGAGGCAGAAGGTGCCGCTTCCTGCACCGATGCGCCAGTCGAGGTCGCCGCTGGAATACCCGGTATGGGAAGCATGGTGGGCCGGCCGGTCTCTTCACCTGAATGGGTCACCCAGCGATCATGCGCCACCCACTCGCGCACGTGCCACCCAGACTCCCCCGAGCGGCCCGTAACGCTATTCGCGCGGATAGTCTTCGTCGTCCGGGACGACTCGGCTCTGCTCCGCGGCATCCGCCTCGTTCACTTCCAAGGACGACACCCCTTCTACCTGGTCAGTGGGCTCGTCGTCGACGGCCAGTTCCTGCTCCAAACGGTCGGCCTCGGGAACCTCCGGAGAGTTGGCCGCATCGAATGACGTCATGTCTGCGCTCCTTTCGCTTCGGGGGTCCTCCCACGATAGGTCTGTTCTCGACAGAATGCCGGTGCACGGCCAAAGTAGGGGCATGAGTGCGCCCGCTACCGTCACCATGGCCGATCCGCTGTGGCGGCCCAGCCCCCGAGCCAGGCAGCTGTGGGCCATCAACGCCGCACTCTTGTGGCTCCCGGTCTTCGCCCTCCAGGCGGTGGGTGCCTTCGTCGGCAGCTGGTGGCCGACCTGGGCTCAGATCAGCGTTGCAGCGGCCACTGCCGTCCTCGCCCTGTTGCATGTCACCGTCGTTCCGTTCTGGCGCTATCGCGTGCATCGCTGGGAGATCAGCGACACCGCCGTCTACACGCGCACCGGGTGGTTCACGCAGGAACGGCGCATCGCCCCGATCTCCCGGGTGCAGACGGTCGACACCGAACGCGGGCCGATCGACCGCATGCTCGGTCTCGCCACGGTCACCGTGACCACAGCGTCGTCGGCCGGTGCGGTCAAGATCACCGCCCTCGACCAGGACACCGCAGATCGCACCGTGGCCCAGCTCACCGAGATCGCCGGGACCAACGTCGGCGACGCCACGTGACTGCGCCGCCGCCCGGAGTCGCGCCTCCCCTCGCTCAGGGGGAGGCCGCGGCCGCTGCCGAGGCAGAACAACCGTGGCTCCGCCTGGATCGGCGGATGCTGCTGGTTCATCCGGTGAGCGAGATCGTGAAGCTGCTGCCCGTGCTGCTGCTGTCGCTGGTCGTCGGCAGTCAGAGTGGGAACCACGTGTGGGGTCTGATCGCGGTGGCGGCGTTCGTGGCACTCGGCCTCTCGCGCTGGTTCACCACGAGCTATCGCATCGGTCCCGTCCACGTGCAATTGAGGCAGGGACTCTTCCGCAAACGACTCCTCTCCATTCCCCGAAACCGCATCCGCTCGGTGGACGTCGAGGCGGGAGTGCTGCATCGCCTGCTCGGATTGTCGATCGTCCGGATCGGCACGGGACAACAGGTCGGTTCCAAGCCGGACGCGGCGAAGTTCGAACTCAATGCCCTCTCGGCCGCCCTCGTACCGGATCTGCGCACCGCACTGCTCTCCCACACACCTGAAACAGTGCCCGGACCCGGCTCGATCGCCGCCGAGCGTCCCGTACACGAGATCGGGCACTGGAGGCCCGCCTGGGTGCGATACGCCCCGTTCTCGGTGACGGGGGTGGTCACCATCGGCGCGATCGTCGGCATCGCATTCCAGTACGGAATCGCCCGCGAGATCGCACGGTCCTCGACGGTGACCGAAGGTATCGAATCGGCCGAGCGGCTCGGTATCGCGCTCGTGGTGGTCTTCGGAATCGTCGTACTCCTGATCGCTGCCAGTGCACTCGCATGCATTCGGTATCTCCTGGCGTACGGCAACCTGACCCTCACCGACAACGGACGAACACTGCACGTCAGCCACGGTCTCCTGAAGACCCGGCAGACGACGCTCGACCGTGCGCGGTTGCGGGGCACGACCTTGAAAGAGCCGTTGCTTCTGCGGTTGGCCGGCGGTGCCCGACTCGACGCCGTCATGACCGGGGTCAGCGCCGAGAAACACGAGTCCTCGCTCCTACTACCCCAGGCGCCGCGCCGTGAAGCCGAACGGGTGATGGCCACGGTGATCGGAGACAGTCGTCAAGCCGCGGTGGCGCTGAGGCCGCACGGAGCTGCGGCACGACGGCGGCGCTACACGAGGGCGCTGATCCCTGCGGGCGTCGCACTGCTCGCCGCAGTCGTCCTTACAGGGGTCGGCCGGCCGGTGATCTGGCCCGTGTGGGCAGGAATCGGGGTGGCCACGGTCGCCGGAGCTGCCCTCGCCTGGGACCGGTACCGCGGGCTCGGCCACGCGGTTCTTCCCGGTTGGCTGATCACCCGCAGCGGCTCCCTCGACCGGGCCCGCGACAGCCTCGAGGCGAACGGCATCATCGGTTGGACCGTCCGCCAGACGTTCTTCCAACGCCGGTCGGGGGTGGCCACCGTCATCGCCGCCACCCCCGCGGGCACCGGAAAGTACCTCGTGATCGACCTCCCTGTCGATCAGGCGTGGACTCTCGTCGAGTCCGTGACTCCCGGCGGAGGTGACGTGTGGGCGCGCCGCTGAACGATCTTGCGCGCCTCGACGCCGAACTCGTCGACTGCCGCGCCTGCCCTCGTCTGGTGGAGTGGCGAGAGAGGGTGGCCCTCGAGAAGCGCGCCGCCTACCGGAACGAAACATACTGGGGCCGACCGGTTCCGGGATTCGGACCACCCGATGCGGCCATGCTGATCGTCGGACTCGCTCCTGCCGCACACGGCGGAAACCGGACGGGGCGGATGTTCACCGGTGATCGCAGCGGCGACTTCCTGTACGCGGCGCTGCATGCCGTCGGTCTGGCAAGTCAGCCGACCGCCACGCACATCGGTGACGGCCTCGAACTGTTCGGCACCAGGGTCACGGCACCCGTGCACTGCGCGCCGCCCGACAACAAACCCACGCCTGTGGAACGGCAGACCTGCCGTCGTTGGCTCGACGCCGAATTGAAGATCCTGCAGCCTCGGCTGCGCTCGGTGATCGTGCTCGGCGGATTCGGCTGGCAGGCACTGCTGCCCGTCCTGGAGGACGCCGGATGGGTCGTCCCGCGACCCCGCCCGAAGTTCGGCCACGGTGCCCACGTCGAACTCACCGGCCGAACCGGCCCTCTGCACCTGTTCGGGTGTTACCACGTCAGCCAGCAGAACACCTTCACCGGCCGGCTCACCCCCGCGATGCTCGAGTCGGTGCTCTCCGACGCGGCACGCGCGGCCGGGTTGATGGGGTGATCCCGCCCGCCCGCGCACCGTACGAACGGGACGTCCGTTCGATCTGACGCACGGGCGTCCCGTTCGTGCGACACCCGGAGGGTGCTACCGCCGGTTCGGCAGTTCCTCGATGATGTATTTGGCCATGCTGCCCAGCCGTGAGCGGGTGGGTTGCATGGTGTCGACACCGAGCACGGTGAGAGGCGACGCCGTCACCGAGCCGACGCAGATCGCGGCCACCGGCCCGTTGAACGCGCGGATGAGAGCGTCGACGCGTCCGACGTCCTTCGCAGTGCTCAGCAGCGAGGACACCGCCGGCGCGCTGGTGAAGGTGACTGCGTCGACGTCCCCACCGGCGATGCCGTCGACCAGCGCCCGCAGGGGTCGTTGGTCGACGGGCCGTATCCACCGGTACACCGACACCGCGGTGGTCCGCGCGCCCGCCTCCGCCAGGGAGACGCTCAAATCGGTGATCGGTTCCCACTCCGTGATCGTGCCGTGTAGTTGGACCGCAACGTGTAGCCCCTGCACTCCCTCTGCGATGAGGTGTTGCGACACTTCCTCGGACGACTCCGTCTCCGGCGACCACTCCTCCCGCAGGCCCGCACCGCGTACGGCGCCCTTGGCTTTGGGACCGCGGGTGATGATGCGTGCCGAGCTCAACGCTCCGACGAGGGCCTCGTCGTTACCCCAGGCCCGTGCGGCGTCCATCCACCCCCGGAAGCCGACGGCCGTACTGATCACGACGAGGTCCGGCGGAGAGGCGATGATGTCGGCCGTTCGTGCTTTCAGATCGGAGTCGTCGACCAACGGCAGCACATGGATGGCAGGTGTGTGCGTCACGGTGGCACCGTGACGTTCGAGCAGCGTGATGAACTCCGCGGCTCGGCGTTCGGCGGTGACGGCGATGGTCAGTCCCGCAAGTTCATCGTTCGACATTGTCCCAGTGTGACGGACGTTCCGGCTTATGCTGACGAGATGATCACTGCCGTGCACAC comes from Rhodococcus oxybenzonivorans and encodes:
- the dapC gene encoding succinyldiaminopimelate transaminase, with amino-acid sequence MPRISVAKALPDFPWDSLESAKAKALAHPGGIVNLSVGTPVDPVAPIIQEALAAVAAVPGYPTTHGTEELRVAAVESLKRRYGIAGIDPVSVLPAIGTKELIAWLPSLLGLGSDDLVVIPELAYPTYEVGALLAGARVIRADGLNRLGPEAASLIFVNSPSNPTGKVLGLEHLRKVVDWARRRGALVVSDECYLGLTWEGEALSILDERVNDGDLTGLLAVHSLSKTSNLASYRAGFVTGDPVLVAELLEVRKHAGMMVPLPIQSAMTAALSDDEHENEQRERYRRRRDILLAAVRGAGFTVDDSEAGLYIWATRGESCRDTVEWFADRGILVAPGEFYGPRGGTHVRIALTASDERIEAAAERLR
- the fdxA gene encoding ferredoxin; its protein translation is MPYTIAEPCVDVLDKACIEECPVDCIYEGGRMLYIHPDECVDCGACEPVCPVEAIFYEDDVPEQWNGYIAANVDFFDDLGSPGGAAKLGKVDYDPPFIKALPPMGED
- a CDS encoding bifunctional FO biosynthesis protein CofGH, whose translation is MLPIPGIPAATSTGASVQEAAPSASAMRRVLRRARDGATLNVDEATVLLQARGDDLVDLCVSAAKVRDAGLLAAGRPGAVTYSRKVFIPLTRLCRDKCHYCTFVTVPGKLRAEGRGAYLEPDEVLEIARRGAELGCKEALFTLGDRPEDRWPEAKQWLDERGYDSTLDYLRAMSIRVLEETGLLPHLNPGVMNWEEISRLKPVAPSMGMMLETTATRLFTDKGECHYGSPDKDPAVRLRTLTDAGRLNVPFTTGILVGIGESVRERAESIMAIRKSHKAFGHIQEVIIQNFLAKPDTAMRDVPDAGLDEFLASIAVSRLLLGPGMRIQSPPNLVSNTECAALLGAGVDDWGGVSPLTPDHVNPERPWPNLDTLAEITAQAGFVLTERTAAQPQFVLAGSPWIDPRILGHVQALSDPDTGLARPDTIPGGLPWQEPDESWESTGRVDLHTGIDTEGRNTDTRSDLGSAFGDWETVREQVLELSGPVRVDTDVLAALRSAERDPAGCTDDEYLALATAEGPGLEAMVALADALRKEAVGDEVTYVVNRNINFTNICYTGCRFCAFAQRKGDADAFTLSTSEVADRAWEAHVAGATEVCMQGGIDPELPVTGYADLVRAVKARVPSMHVHAFSPMEIVNGAAKGGQSIRDWLTELREAGLDTIPGTAAEILDDEVRWVLTKGKLPTATWVEVVTTAHEVGLRSSSTMMYGHVDNPKHWVGHLRVLRGIQDRTGGFTEFVPLPFVHQSAPLYLAGASRPGPTNRDNRAVHALARIMLHGRIPNIQTSWVKLGVTGTQVMLQGGANDLGGTLMEETISRMAGSEHGSEKTVAELRAIAEGIGRPARERTTTHARREGRSPAA
- a CDS encoding PH domain-containing protein; the protein is MSAPATVTMADPLWRPSPRARQLWAINAALLWLPVFALQAVGAFVGSWWPTWAQISVAAATAVLALLHVTVVPFWRYRVHRWEISDTAVYTRTGWFTQERRIAPISRVQTVDTERGPIDRMLGLATVTVTTASSAGAVKITALDQDTADRTVAQLTEIAGTNVGDAT
- a CDS encoding PH domain-containing protein gives rise to the protein MLLVHPVSEIVKLLPVLLLSLVVGSQSGNHVWGLIAVAAFVALGLSRWFTTSYRIGPVHVQLRQGLFRKRLLSIPRNRIRSVDVEAGVLHRLLGLSIVRIGTGQQVGSKPDAAKFELNALSAALVPDLRTALLSHTPETVPGPGSIAAERPVHEIGHWRPAWVRYAPFSVTGVVTIGAIVGIAFQYGIAREIARSSTVTEGIESAERLGIALVVVFGIVVLLIAASALACIRYLLAYGNLTLTDNGRTLHVSHGLLKTRQTTLDRARLRGTTLKEPLLLRLAGGARLDAVMTGVSAEKHESSLLLPQAPRREAERVMATVIGDSRQAAVALRPHGAAARRRRYTRALIPAGVALLAAVVLTGVGRPVIWPVWAGIGVATVAGAALAWDRYRGLGHAVLPGWLITRSGSLDRARDSLEANGIIGWTVRQTFFQRRSGVATVIAATPAGTGKYLVIDLPVDQAWTLVESVTPGGGDVWARR
- a CDS encoding uracil-DNA glycosylase, giving the protein MGAPLNDLARLDAELVDCRACPRLVEWRERVALEKRAAYRNETYWGRPVPGFGPPDAAMLIVGLAPAAHGGNRTGRMFTGDRSGDFLYAALHAVGLASQPTATHIGDGLELFGTRVTAPVHCAPPDNKPTPVERQTCRRWLDAELKILQPRLRSVIVLGGFGWQALLPVLEDAGWVVPRPRPKFGHGAHVELTGRTGPLHLFGCYHVSQQNTFTGRLTPAMLESVLSDAARAAGLMG
- a CDS encoding uroporphyrinogen-III synthase, whose protein sequence is MSNDELAGLTIAVTAERRAAEFITLLERHGATVTHTPAIHVLPLVDDSDLKARTADIIASPPDLVVISTAVGFRGWMDAARAWGNDEALVGALSSARIITRGPKAKGAVRGAGLREEWSPETESSEEVSQHLIAEGVQGLHVAVQLHGTITEWEPITDLSVSLAEAGARTTAVSVYRWIRPVDQRPLRALVDGIAGGDVDAVTFTSAPAVSSLLSTAKDVGRVDALIRAFNGPVAAICVGSVTASPLTVLGVDTMQPTRSRLGSMAKYIIEELPNRR